A genomic segment from Montipora foliosa isolate CH-2021 chromosome 9, ASM3666993v2, whole genome shotgun sequence encodes:
- the LOC137971582 gene encoding uncharacterized protein, with protein sequence MVSFDVVSLFTAVPVDKACDYIRKKLEDDSSLHSRTNLDIEDIISLLNFVLSNNFFVYNDTIYKQIHGCAMGSPVSPVVANLCMEEIEKTAINATSASPKFWKRYVDDSFCIIKRDAVASFHDSLNSFDQHISFTIEHESNGQLPFLDTLILRDNGKRLVDIYRKPTHTDGYLDFHSHHDRKHKISTAETLLHRALNLPNTQIGKTRETARVCAALHSNGYPKKIAADVIRKKARPPPPTPTPEELVGFFFKWAEPTNRRNYAVLPYIKGITEPLTRILTEHDIQVTSRPVKTLQQHFPPPKFRPAEDDQCNVIYKIPCASCPWSYIGETKRSFTTRRKEHMRNLKHCTKGSNVTKHARAFNHAIDLDNSKIIDKANNRSRKTLKSWHTAKTVGADNNSCPPPRQYHILLKKH encoded by the coding sequence ATGGTTTCCTTTGATGTGGTGTCTCTATTCACGGCCGTCCCTGTCGATAAAGCTTGCGATTATATCAGGAAGAAATTAGAGGATGATTCGTCTCTCCATTCCAGGACCAACCTAGACATCGAGGACATAATTTCCTTACTGAATTTTGTGTTGTCCAATAACTTCTTTGTTTATAATGACACCATCTACAAACAAATCCACGGTTGTGCTATGGGTAGCCCCGTCAGCCCTGTAGTAGCCAACCTATGCATggaagaaatcgaaaaaacagCAATCAACGCGACTTCTGCGTCACCGAAATTTTGGAAGCGATATGTAGACGACAGTTTCTGCATTATTAAGAGGGACGCTGTTGCCTCCTTCCACGATTCATTGAACTCATTCGATCAGCATATTTCTTTCACCATCGAACATGAGTCCAACGGCCAACTACCCTTTCTTGACACCCTCATTTTGCGCGATAACGGAAAACGTTTGGTCGACATCTACCGCAAACCCACACATACGGATGGATATCTTGACTTCCATTCACACCATGACAGGAAACATAAAATCAGCACCGCTGAGACACTCCTGCATAGAGCTTTGAATCTCCCCAACACACAAATTGGAAAGACCCGTGAAACTGCTCGTGTTTGCGCCGCTTTACACTCCAACGGCTATCCCAAAAAAATCGCTGCTGATGTTATAAGAAAGAAAGCGAGACCTCCACCACCTACACCTACTCCAGAAGAGTTGGTCGGCTTTTTCTTTAAATGGGCTGAGCCAACAAACCGACGCAACTATGCAGTCCTTCCCTACATCAAAGGCATCACGGAACCTCTCACAAGAATCCTCACGGAACACGACATCCAAGTCACCAGCAGACCAGTAAAAACTTTACAACAGCATTTCCCTCCCCCTAAGTTTCGACCTGCCGAAGACGACCAATGCAATgtcatctataaaattccatgcgcatcttgcccctggagctacattggtgaaactaaaagatcctttaCTACTAGGAGAAAAGAACACATGAGGAACTTAAAGCATTGTACTAAAGGCTCAAATGTCACAAAACACGCGAGGGCTTTTAATCATGCTATTGACCTCGACAactctaaaatcattgacaaagcaAACAATCGGAGTAGAAAGACATTGAagtcatggcacacggcaaaaacCGTTGGGGCGGACAATAATTCGTGCCCGCCCCCtagacaatatcacattctcttaaagaaacactaa